One segment of Solanum lycopersicum chromosome 1, SLM_r2.1 DNA contains the following:
- the LOC138337045 gene encoding B3 domain-containing protein REM20-like encodes MEKGFVKIFSPENSGKRLKIPTSFTYYKNRKLPMKINLRDRFGNMWPVGVNKIGGNLYFQYGWEKFIEDNSVEVGDFLFFDYDGNKMFDFKLLGRTKCEKNGVGGLKAEEMIVEHQKSRESKEKNWASDSCNSFSSYDNDVEYMGERDEDEDEDEDKDEEYKETKKVACYVEDEEEDDEDEEEEDEGENQRTNTHKKEALRSKAFACKVRNRHDHFGVDIFKSGRATQPKNPYFVAKIRSKRRDQLYVPVDVVKDYKLELPSSMTIRDSIGREFVTKLNKWKDGRIWLVGGWRSLCRWNLVEKNDHCICEFVRGKRNKDLHLRVQVLREGESSVTL; translated from the exons atGGAAAAGGGCTTCGTCAAGATTTTCTCTCCTGAAAACAGTGGAAAGAGGCtc AAAATTCCCACATCTTTTACATATTACAAGAATAGAAAATTACCAATGAAAATTAACCTTAGGGATCGATTTGGCAATATGTGGCCTGTAGGAGTGAACAAAATCGGAGGAAATTTGTATTTTCAATATGGATGGGAGAAATTTATTGAGGATAATAGTGTAGAGGTtggagattttcttttttttgactATGATGGAAATAAAATGTTTGACTTTAAATTACTTGGAAGAACTAAATGTGAAAAGAACGGAGTTGGAGGTTTAAAAGCGGAAGAAATGATTGTTGAACATCAAAAGAGTAGAGAGTCAAAAGAGAAGAATTGGGCTAGTGATAGCTGTAATAGTTTTTCTTCCTACGATAACGATGTGGAGTACATGGGAGAACGAGATGAGGACGAGGATGAGGACGAGGATAAGGACGAGGAATATAAAGAGACTAAAAAGGTAGCATGTTACgtggaagatgaagaagaagacgatgaagatgaagaagaagaagatgagggAGAGAATCAAAGAACTAACACACATAAGAAAGAGGCGCTACGATCAAAAG CCTTTGCTTGCAAGGTGAGGAATCGTCACGACCATTTTGGTGTAGATATATTCAAAAGTGGACGTGCAACACAGCCGAAAAATCCTTATTTTGTAGCAAAAATAAGATCAAAGAGGAGAGATCAACTG TATGTTCCGGTTGATGTGGTAAAGGACTACAAACTTGAACTGCCTTCAAGTATGACCATTCGCGACTCTATTGGCAGAGAATTTGTGACGAAACTCAACAAGTGGAAGGACGGTAGAATATGGCTTGTAGGTGGATGGCGCAGTTTATGTAGATGGAACCTTGTGGAGAAAAATGACCATTGTATTTGTGAATTTGTAAGAGGAAAGCGCAACAAAGACCTTCACTTACGGGTTCAAGTTCTCCGTGAAGGAGAAAGTTCTGTTACATTATAG